AAGCTCGGACCGATGCAATTCGGCCAGGCGCAAGGCGGCAATGTCTTCCTTGGAAGAGACTTTAATTCCGAACAGAACTATTCCGAATCGATCGCATATGAAATCGACCAGGAAATGCAGCGCATCATTAAGGAACAGTATGAGCGCACAACTACTATTTTGACCGAGCACCGCAATTTGCTCGACTTGATAGCAACAACGCTACTCGAAGTGGAAACGTTGGATGCAGAGCAGATCAATCACTTGAAAGATCATGGCACTTTGCCTGAGCGTCCATATGAACAAAATGGAAATGGCTCACAACCGAAAAAGGAAGATGCAGAAGCTGAAAAGGACTCGGTCCACCCTGATTCGATAGGCGCGCCCGCAGACCCTTCCATCGGAGATCTGCCGAAGGAGAATGGTGGAGATCAGCCACTTCCTCCGATCGATGAACATAGAAGAGATTAACGAAACGCTCCAACTTAAAAGGTAACATTCCAGTCGACTGCTTTTTAAGGCAGTCGGCTGTTTTTATTTCTTGACGTCTAGACTCCGGGCGACAGCTCCTCGGGTCGCTTCGATTTTGAAAGAAAAGGCAAGGAGCGCCTTTTTTTCAAACCCTCCACCGCCTATCGAAGCTAACCGTCGCCCTCCGCTTTTGGTTTGTGGTATGATACTCTGGAAAATGACGAATGTTAGCGAGGAAAAGAAAATGATTCTAGTATTGGATACAGGAAATACGAATATCGTTCTTGGCGTTTATGATAAAGGGGAATTGAAGCACCATTGGCGCATGGAAACGTACAGGCAAAGAACGGAAGACGAATATGCCATGTCCGTGAAAGCGCTATTTACCCATGCAGGCCTTAGTTTTGAGGATATCAATGGCATCATCATTTCCTCAGTCGTTCCGCCGGTCATGTTCCCGCTTGAACAGATGTGCAGGAAGTATTTTAACTTACGTCCGCTCATCGTCGGTCCTGGCGTTAAAACAGGGTTGAATATAAAATACGAAAATCCCCGTGAAGTGGGTGCAGACCGTATCGTCAATGCGGTTGCGGCCATCCATGATTATGGCTCTCCGCTCATTATTGTCGATTTCGGGACTGCGACGACATTTTGTTATGTGAACGAAAAGGGCGAGTATATGGGCGGCTCGATTGCGCCTGGTATCGGCATTTCCATGGAAGCATTATTCGATCGGGCATCTAAATTGCCCCGTGTGGAATTAACGCGGCCAGACCATATTATCGGCAAGAACACCGTAGCCGCGATGCAAGCAGGAATTGTTTATGGTTATGTAGGACTTGTTGAAGGTATCGTCGGAAGGATGAAAGCGCACAGTAAGGTGGAACCGACCGTCATTGCTACGGGTGGGCTTGCCGAACTGATTGCCAGTGAAACGAAAGTGATTGACATCGTAGACAATTTCCTTACATTGAAGGGGCTTCACTTGATTTACGAGAGAAATGTTTGAAGGGAGCAGTTATGAATGACGGATTATTTGATAAAAGCATTGGCTTATGAAGGGACCATTCGTGCCTATGCGGTGAATTCGACAAATGCAGTGGCGGAGGGACAGAAAAAGCATCATGTATGGCCGACAGCTACAGCTGCTTTAGGCCGGACGATGACAGCGGCGCTCATGATGGGGGCTATGCTGAAAGGCGATGACAAACTGACGGTGAAAATCGAAGGGAATGGCCCCGCCGGACCGATTGTCGTCGATGCTGATGCCAACGGAGATGTAAAAGGTTACATCACACATCCGCACACCCATTTTGAATTGAACGAACAAGGGAAACTTGACGTTCGACGCGCTGTGGGCGCGGAAGGGATGTTGACGGTTGTTAAAGACCTAGGTTTACGCGACTTTTTCACGGGACAAGTTCCTATTGTTTCCGGTGAAATTGCGGAAGACTTCACTCAATATTTCGTCGTATCAGAGCAGGTGCCTTCAGCGGTTGCATTAGGTGTCCTTGTTAATCCGGATAATACTGTAAAGGCTGCAGGAGGATTCATTATCCAAGTGATGCCGGGTGCGACGGAAGAGACGATCAGCGCGCTTGAGAAAAAGCTTGCAAACGTTGAACCCATTTCAAGGATGATTGACCGTGGATTGACGCCTGAAGAAGTACTCGGGGAAGTGTTAGGGAAAGACAATGTTGAAATCCTCGATCGCATGGACGTTGCATTCCGATGCAATTGCTCCAAAGAACGTTTCGGCAACGCGATTATTGGTCTTGGAGAGCAGGAAATCCGTGAAATGATTGATGAGGATGGCCAGGCGGAAGCTCAATGCCATTTCTGTTTAGAGAAGTATCTATTCACAAAAGAAGAGCTTGAAGGATTTATCGATGAAATACGGTCAAGGTCGTAACGTCCAGGAGACGGTCCCTCCAAGAAGGAAATTGAAAACGAAACCGCTTCTTTTCCTGATTGGCATCCTTCTTGCCTGTAACGTCCTATGGTTCATCGGATGGCTCATACCTGATAAATCGAAGCAGCCCGATGAAGAGGTTGCTTCGGTCGCGGGCGAGGCGATTACGAGGGGGCAATGGATGACTGCCATGGAAAAGGAAGTCGGGCGGGAAGTGCTACTTGATCTCGTTAACAATAAAGTGATGGAGACGGCGGCGAAGAAATACGGCATCGAAGTGACTGACAAAGAAATCGAACTTGAACTAGCGTTGATCACTTCGGTGGACGGCCAATCCCACTCGGGACTGGATATTGAGCAAACCAGGCAAAAAATCCGTTCCCACCTTATTCTGGAGAAGGTTTTATCGAATGATGTCGTCATTGACGATGAAACCGTGAAATCTTTTTATGATAAGAATGAGTCCCTCTATAATATTTTAACCGCATATCGGACTTCTGTTATCATTGTTCCGACGAAGGATGAGGCGGAGCAGGCATTGGATGAGTTGGCAAAGGGATCAAGCTTCAATGCCATGGCAAAAGAGTTATCGACCGATCTTGCGTCGGCAAGCCTCGGCGGTGACATCGGCTATATAAATGCTGAGACGGAAACGATCGACCCAGCAATCTATAAAGCTGCGTCAAAACAGAAGGAAGGCAAGATCGGTGACGCTATCCAGTTGCAGGACGGTACATACGCTATTATCCTAGTGAATGAAGTGGTGGAAGGCAGGGCGTTCTCCTTTGAAGAAGTGAAAGAGCATATTAAACGCGAGCTCGCCATTGAACAACTTCCGCAATCGGTCAATCCTGAGGCGTTCTGGAAAGAGTTTGATGCAAAATGGTTTTACGGAAAATAAAATAAAAGCTGTTCGGACCTCGCACTAAGTGGGTGGTTCTGAACAGCTTTTTTAGCCCTTTTTTAGATTATCCAATTGGAAAAAGGGAAAGAGTATAGGAGGCATTATTGATTGACACTGGTCACAATTCGGGTGTACTATTAATACAATAAAACATATCAAATAAGTAGGGATTAGGAGTGGGTTGGAATGAATAAAGTCGGGAACACGATTGCGGATCTAGTTGGGAAAACGCCGCTCGTCAAGTTGAACCGCATGGCGAATCCGGACAGCGCTGATATTTATTTGAAACTGGAATACTTCAATCCGGGATCGAGTGTCAAAGATAGGATAGCGCTTGCGATGATTGAAGCCGCGGAACAATCCGGGGATTTGAAGGAAGGCAGTACGATCATTGAGCCGACGAGCGGAAATACGGGTATCGGTCTAGCGATGATTGCAGCAGCGAAAGGGTATAAGGCGGTCCTGGTCATGCCGGACACGATGAGTTTGGAGCGTCGGAACCTGTTGCGCGCTTATGGAGCGGACCTTGTCCTGACACCGGGGTCGGAAGGGATGAAAGGGGCTATCGGAAAAGCGGAAGAGCTTGCCGAGAAAAATGGTTGGTTCATGCCGCAGCAATTCAATAACGAAGCGAATCCGGAAGTGCACCGTCTGACGACAGGGCCGGAAATTGCAGATGCGCTCGATCGTGTCGATGCATTCATTTCGGGCATCGGCACGGGGGGCACCATCACCGGGGCAGGTGGCGTATTGAAAGAACGTTTCCCGGACGTAAAGATCATCGCTGTGGAACCGACTGATTCAGCAGTCCTTTCAGGTGGTAAACCGGGACCGCATAAAATCCAAGGAATCGGCGCAGGTTTCATTCCGAAAGTGCTCGACACGGACATTTACGATGAAATTATCCAAGTGACGAATGACGAAGCTTACGATACAGCTAGAAGAGCGGCACGGGAAGAGGGAATCCTGGGCGGTGTCTCCTCGGGGGCGGCGATCTTCGCAGCAATCCAAGTTGCAGAAAAGCTCGGGAAAGGCAAGAACGTCGTTGCTATCCTTCCGTCAAACGGTGAACGTTACTTGAGCACCCCGCTTTATCATTTTGAAGAAGAATAAGAACAGGATTATTGAAGAGAGAGCTATTGCAGCTCTCTTTTTTTGTTTCTAATACTAGCCTAAAAGGGACTTTAAACGTTAAGATAACTATATTAAATGGAGCTGGGGGAAAACGAAATGGATAGATTGCATCCTGATTATAAGAAGGCCGGAATGACGAAGGAGCAATTTTTTTATGCCTATAAAGAACTTGCGAAAACAGCGGAACATCATATTTTACTGGAAAGTGGGCGAGCAGGTAAGCTATGCATCGCGGGCATCGATCCTCTCGTGACGCTGACTAGCAAGCAGTCTCAATCATTGGAGCTTGAATGGCGTGACGGGGAGAAGCAAGTGCGGGAAGGTGAACCGCTTGATCTGTTATCCGAGTTCGTCGAATCGATGCAAATGGACAATATACCTGAACTGCCGGCCTTCCAAGGGGGTGCCATCGGTTTCGTCAGCTATGATTACGCTCGTACATACGAACCGATTCCTCATATTGCTGTGGATGACCTCGAAACGCCGGACATTTTCTTCTATTTGTTTGATCGCTGGGCGGTCCTCGATCTCGAAACCGAAACCGCCTATTTCATGACACTGCCCGGACGAGGGTTGGATGCATCGGAAGTGGAGAGGGAATGGATGGAGGCGGCGGAAGTTGGCATCGGGAAGCGTGTCCTCACGCCGGCTAGTCGTACAATTGATTATACAAGACCTGAAAATGTGGAAGTGTCGGTTACCGGACCTCAATTCGAGCAGATGGTCAGAGATGTCCAGCGTTATATAGCGGACGGGGACGTTAATCAAGTCAATTTGACAGTCCGTCAATCGAAGAAGCTTTCCGCTGATCCTCTTTCGATGTACGAAGCGCTGCGATCTTTCAATCCATCGCCATATATGGCGTCGATCGGAGCAAAGGAGTTCGCTGTCGTTTCCGGCTCTCCTGAATTATTGCTGAAAAAACGCGGAACGGACTTGAGTACACGTCCGATCGGGGGAACAAGGCCGAGAGGAACGACGGAAATCGAGGACGAAGCGTTTGAGAAGGACTTGCTCTCGGATGAAAAGGAAAAAGGCGAGCATGTTATGCTTGTCGAACAGGAGATTGAGGACTTTGGACAAGTCTGCATTCCGGAAACGGTGGAAACGGATGAGTTCATGGTCATTGAGCGGTATTCGCATGTTATGCATCTCGTATCAAATGTAAAGGGTACGGCGGCTCCTGAACTATCGAACGCCGCTATCATCAGAGGAGTCTTCCCTGGAGGTTCGATCACCGGCTCGCCAAAGCTGCGCACGATGGAAATCATTGAGGAGTTGGAGCCGACGCGGAGAGGTTTGTATACGGGGTCGGTCGGTTGGATCGGCTTTAACGGTGACATGGATTTTAACATCGTCATCCGGACTGCGTATATAAAAGATGGAGTCGCTCATATCCAGGCGGGTGCCGGGCTTGTCGCGGACTCCGATCCTAGAGCGGAATATGAGGAGTCGCTCAATAAGGCAAGGGCGCTCTGGCAGGCGAAGGAAATGGCCGAAGCGGCTGAATGAAAGGAGGAGCACCTCCATGCTTTGTTGGATGAACGGTGAATTTGAACAGGCGGAACAATTGCGGATTTCCCCGTTAGATCATGGGTTTTTATATGGAGCAGGTTTTTTTGAGACGTTTAGGACATATGAAGGGCATGTATTTTTATTCAAAGAGCATATGGAACGTCTTCGTGCAGCATTGCGAGAATACCGAATTACAATGCCTTATTCCGACGAGGAGATTTTGGAGGCGATCCGAGGGCTGCACGTCTGTTCGGGCGAACAAGACGGGTATTTCCGTCTGAATGTGTCGGCGGGTGTGCACGATATCGGATTGACCCCTTCCGAATACAAGTCGCCGAACGTCATCCTGTTCCGCAAAGAGCTTGCGGTTGTGGCGCGGGGAACGGAAAAGAAGGCTGTTTGGCTTGAGACGGAAAGGAATCTCCCTGAAAGCAAGGTCCGCCACAAGTCGCATAACTTCCTGAACAATGTGCGCGGTCGATTGGAACTTCCTTCATTGAAGGAGCTGGAAGGGATTTTCCTCACGGCGGATGGCTATGTCGCTGAAGGCGTTACATCCAATGTGTTTTGGGTGAAAGATGGAGCATTATATACGCCGTCAACAGAGACAGGGATTCTGCCCGGTCTTACGCGCGGTTTTTTATTGAAGCTCGGAGCGGAAGCCGGCATGGCTATACATATCGGGTTGTTTACGAAAAGTGACGTCGAGCAGGCGGATGAAGTGTTCGTTTCGAACTCGATTCAAGAGCTTGTTCCTATTTCTTCTGTAGGCGAGCGGTTGATGCCTGGGACTTCAGGGGTTTATTATCAAAAACTGCATCGATTATACGTGCGGGCAATCGATCGAATGAAGGAAGGGTAAAGACATGGAATTATCAAAAGCGATAGAGATATACCGTTTAGGGAATACCGAATTTGACTTTAAAAAAGAGACGGCTGTCATGGGCATCTTGAATGTCACGCCGGACTCCTTCTCGGATGGAGGCAAATACGGGCAAATTGATGCGGCTTTGAAACGAGCTGAAGAAATGCTTCGGGATGGAGCGAAAATCATCGATATCGGCGGCGAGTCGACCCGGCCTGGCCACGCCCCGGTCTCGCTCGATTTGGAATTGGAGAGGACGGTTCCTGTAATCGAGGCGTTAGTACGGGAATTGGATTGTGTCATATCCATCGATACATATAAGGCGGACGTAGCTGATGCCGCATTGAAAGCGGGTGCTAAGATCGTCAATGACGTATGGGGTGCGAAACGCGAGCCGAGAATTGCGGAAGTGGCAGCGGCTCACGGAGCGCCGATCATCCTAATGCATAATCGGGAAACTGCGGATTATAAAGGGCTGTTTATGGATGAAGTTATTGCGGACTTGGAGGAAAGTATTGCAATCGCACGCAAGGCGGGAGTGCCGGAAAGCAATATTTGGCTCGATCCGGGCATCGGCTTTGCGAAAAATACTAGTCAGAATGTATTGGCGATGCAAGGGCTTCGCCATATTTCGGATATGGGGTACCCGCTCTTGCTCGCGACATCCCGAAAACGAATGATCGGCAACATACTGGATCTGCCGGTTGATGAGCGGATGGAAGGGACTGGCGCTACGGTTTGCTATGGGATTGAGCATGGATGTCACTTGGTTAGGGTGCATGACGTGAAAGAAATGTCACGTATGGTGAGGATGATGGATGTGTTAACGGGTAAGGCGGAAGTGCGAGTCGACTGATCGGGAATTGGAGGGTGTAAAAATGGATTATATTCATTTGAATGAACTGGAGTTTTACGGTTATCACGGTGCATTGAAGGAAGAGACGGTGCTAGGTCAGCGTTTCCGGGTGAATGTATCGCTGGCGGTTGATTTGGCGGAAGCAGGTGCAACGGATGATTTGGAGAAGACGGTCAATTACGCAGAGGTATTTGAAGTGTGCCGTTCTGTCGTCGAAGGGGAGCCGAGGAAACTAATCGAATCGGTCGCAGAGGAGATTTCCCGGCTCATTTTAGTGAGGTTCGACGAGCAAGTCCGTGGCGTCCGGGTCATCTTGATAAAGCCTGATCCGCCGATCCGCGGACATTATGCTTCCGTGTCGGTGGAAATTACGAGAGGGCAATTCTCATGAACATTGCATACCTCTCTATTGGATCCAATATCGGTGACAGGCTGCATCATCTGAAGGAGGCTGTCCGTGCACTTCATTCCCACGAAGGAATTGACGTGACGAAAGTATCTTCCATCTATGAGACTGCTCCCGTCGGTTATACGGAGCAGGCGGACTTTCTTAACTTGGCTGTCTCTATTGCGACTTCATTGGATCCGTTTGAATTATTGGCAGCATGCCAACAGGTTGAGAACGGCCTCGGTCGCGTACGTGAAATCAGATGGGGCCCACGGACTGTAGACCTTGACATTTTGCTGTATAATAACGACAATATTGAAGCGGAGAATCTAATTGTGCCGCACCCGAGAATGGGTGAACGGGCATTTGTTCTCGTGCCTTTATTGGAAATCGCGCCTGCAATCGGACATCCTGTAACGGGAATCCCGTTTACAGTGGAAGTTCCTGATGAAGAGGGCGTTTTGCTTTGGAAGAAAGTTAAGGGAGTCGGGCAGTTGCTATGAAACGGCGGATGTCCGGTCCTACCCATAGATAGAATGAAAACCGATCCGAGTATTGGAGAAAGGAGAAAAGGAGTGAGTGATTTACTAGAGCGACCGTTC
This DNA window, taken from Sporosarcina luteola, encodes the following:
- a CDS encoding type III pantothenate kinase; amino-acid sequence: MILVLDTGNTNIVLGVYDKGELKHHWRMETYRQRTEDEYAMSVKALFTHAGLSFEDINGIIISSVVPPVMFPLEQMCRKYFNLRPLIVGPGVKTGLNIKYENPREVGADRIVNAVAAIHDYGSPLIIVDFGTATTFCYVNEKGEYMGGSIAPGIGISMEALFDRASKLPRVELTRPDHIIGKNTVAAMQAGIVYGYVGLVEGIVGRMKAHSKVEPTVIATGGLAELIASETKVIDIVDNFLTLKGLHLIYERNV
- the hslO gene encoding Hsp33 family molecular chaperone HslO, with the translated sequence MTDYLIKALAYEGTIRAYAVNSTNAVAEGQKKHHVWPTATAALGRTMTAALMMGAMLKGDDKLTVKIEGNGPAGPIVVDADANGDVKGYITHPHTHFELNEQGKLDVRRAVGAEGMLTVVKDLGLRDFFTGQVPIVSGEIAEDFTQYFVVSEQVPSAVALGVLVNPDNTVKAAGGFIIQVMPGATEETISALEKKLANVEPISRMIDRGLTPEEVLGEVLGKDNVEILDRMDVAFRCNCSKERFGNAIIGLGEQEIREMIDEDGQAEAQCHFCLEKYLFTKEELEGFIDEIRSRS
- a CDS encoding peptidyl-prolyl cis-trans isomerase, with translation MKYGQGRNVQETVPPRRKLKTKPLLFLIGILLACNVLWFIGWLIPDKSKQPDEEVASVAGEAITRGQWMTAMEKEVGREVLLDLVNNKVMETAAKKYGIEVTDKEIELELALITSVDGQSHSGLDIEQTRQKIRSHLILEKVLSNDVVIDDETVKSFYDKNESLYNILTAYRTSVIIVPTKDEAEQALDELAKGSSFNAMAKELSTDLASASLGGDIGYINAETETIDPAIYKAASKQKEGKIGDAIQLQDGTYAIILVNEVVEGRAFSFEEVKEHIKRELAIEQLPQSVNPEAFWKEFDAKWFYGK
- the cysK gene encoding cysteine synthase A, encoding MNKVGNTIADLVGKTPLVKLNRMANPDSADIYLKLEYFNPGSSVKDRIALAMIEAAEQSGDLKEGSTIIEPTSGNTGIGLAMIAAAKGYKAVLVMPDTMSLERRNLLRAYGADLVLTPGSEGMKGAIGKAEELAEKNGWFMPQQFNNEANPEVHRLTTGPEIADALDRVDAFISGIGTGGTITGAGGVLKERFPDVKIIAVEPTDSAVLSGGKPGPHKIQGIGAGFIPKVLDTDIYDEIIQVTNDEAYDTARRAAREEGILGGVSSGAAIFAAIQVAEKLGKGKNVVAILPSNGERYLSTPLYHFEEE
- a CDS encoding anthranilate synthase component I family protein, with amino-acid sequence MDRLHPDYKKAGMTKEQFFYAYKELAKTAEHHILLESGRAGKLCIAGIDPLVTLTSKQSQSLELEWRDGEKQVREGEPLDLLSEFVESMQMDNIPELPAFQGGAIGFVSYDYARTYEPIPHIAVDDLETPDIFFYLFDRWAVLDLETETAYFMTLPGRGLDASEVEREWMEAAEVGIGKRVLTPASRTIDYTRPENVEVSVTGPQFEQMVRDVQRYIADGDVNQVNLTVRQSKKLSADPLSMYEALRSFNPSPYMASIGAKEFAVVSGSPELLLKKRGTDLSTRPIGGTRPRGTTEIEDEAFEKDLLSDEKEKGEHVMLVEQEIEDFGQVCIPETVETDEFMVIERYSHVMHLVSNVKGTAAPELSNAAIIRGVFPGGSITGSPKLRTMEIIEELEPTRRGLYTGSVGWIGFNGDMDFNIVIRTAYIKDGVAHIQAGAGLVADSDPRAEYEESLNKARALWQAKEMAEAAE
- the pabC gene encoding aminodeoxychorismate lyase translates to MLCWMNGEFEQAEQLRISPLDHGFLYGAGFFETFRTYEGHVFLFKEHMERLRAALREYRITMPYSDEEILEAIRGLHVCSGEQDGYFRLNVSAGVHDIGLTPSEYKSPNVILFRKELAVVARGTEKKAVWLETERNLPESKVRHKSHNFLNNVRGRLELPSLKELEGIFLTADGYVAEGVTSNVFWVKDGALYTPSTETGILPGLTRGFLLKLGAEAGMAIHIGLFTKSDVEQADEVFVSNSIQELVPISSVGERLMPGTSGVYYQKLHRLYVRAIDRMKEG
- the folP gene encoding dihydropteroate synthase, translated to MELSKAIEIYRLGNTEFDFKKETAVMGILNVTPDSFSDGGKYGQIDAALKRAEEMLRDGAKIIDIGGESTRPGHAPVSLDLELERTVPVIEALVRELDCVISIDTYKADVADAALKAGAKIVNDVWGAKREPRIAEVAAAHGAPIILMHNRETADYKGLFMDEVIADLEESIAIARKAGVPESNIWLDPGIGFAKNTSQNVLAMQGLRHISDMGYPLLLATSRKRMIGNILDLPVDERMEGTGATVCYGIEHGCHLVRVHDVKEMSRMVRMMDVLTGKAEVRVD
- the folB gene encoding dihydroneopterin aldolase is translated as MDYIHLNELEFYGYHGALKEETVLGQRFRVNVSLAVDLAEAGATDDLEKTVNYAEVFEVCRSVVEGEPRKLIESVAEEISRLILVRFDEQVRGVRVILIKPDPPIRGHYASVSVEITRGQFS
- the folK gene encoding 2-amino-4-hydroxy-6-hydroxymethyldihydropteridine diphosphokinase, translating into MNIAYLSIGSNIGDRLHHLKEAVRALHSHEGIDVTKVSSIYETAPVGYTEQADFLNLAVSIATSLDPFELLAACQQVENGLGRVREIRWGPRTVDLDILLYNNDNIEAENLIVPHPRMGERAFVLVPLLEIAPAIGHPVTGIPFTVEVPDEEGVLLWKKVKGVGQLL